CGACGACGCGTTCACGCTTTTCGACCTGCGCGTCGAGGTGATCGGGACCGACCGACCGATGGTGTGCAATCACCAGGTTGGCGACTACTTCACGCTGCGCGGCGAGAACCTCGCGTTCCCCGCCGGTCAGACGTTTCCACTCTATCCACTGGCGGCACTGTTGCCGCTACTGCCGGCCAAGCAGCGCCCGACACATCCCAACGACTGGATGACGACCGACGCCGACATCGCCTGTCCCGATCCGCACTGCGGCGGCCGGTTTCGCATCACGCGCACGGGCACGACGACCTTTCGGCATGCCGATGTCACGCTGGTACCGCTGCCGCCGACACCGGAGCCGTCGTGAGCGCCGCGGAGCATCCGCCGGTTCCTACGCGCGAACTGGCGCCGGGTTATGTGCTTCCCCGTCTCATCAAGGGCGGCTGGCAGCTGGCCGGTGGACACGGCACGGTCGATCGCGCGCATGCGATCGCCGACATGGTGGCTTTCGCGGAAGTGGGAATCACAGCGTTCGACTGCGCCGACATCTACACCGGCGTGGAGGAGCTCATTGGGGAGTTCCTGCGCGGCTGGCATGAACGGTACGGGGCCGCCGCCCCCACGATTCGCGTGCACACCAAGTGTGTGCCGGATCGTGACGCACTGCCCACGCTCTCCCGCGCCGATATCGAGCGTCTCGTCGACCGCTCGCTCTCGCGACTCGGCGTCGAGGCCCTCGACCTCGTGCAGTTCCACTGGTGGAACTTCGACATCTCGGGCTGGCTCGAAGCGGCTGGCCATCTGGCCGAGCTCAAACGCATCGGCAAGATCCGGCAGCTTGGCGTGACGAACTTCGATACGCCGCGACTACGGGCGTTGCTCGACGCCGGTATCCCGATCGTGTCGCATCAGGTGCAATGCTCGTTGCTGGACCGCCGCGCACTGGGCGATATGGCGACACTCTGCGCCGAACGCGGTGTCGGGCTGCTGACCTACGGCGCGCTGGCCGGCGGCTTCTTTCACGAACGCTGGCTCGGCGTGCATGAGCCCATCGCCCCGCTCGAGAACCGCTCGCTGGTGAAGTACAAACTGATCATCGACGAGTTCGGCGGCTGGCCCGCGTTTCAGCAGTTGCTGCGCACCATGCGTGACATTGCCGATACCCACTCCACCACGATCGGCGCAGTGGCGCTGCGTGGGGTGCTCGACGAACCCGCCGTGACGTCGGTGATCTTCGGCGCGCGCCACGCCGATCACCTGCCGGCCACGTTGGCTTCCCTGTCGCTCGAGTTCTCGGTGGCCGAGCGTGCGGTGCTTCAGGCGCTGATAGCTGCCGCGCCCGGTCCACGTGGTGATGTGTACGAGCTGGAGCGAGATATGACCGGTGTACACGCGGGGATCATGCGGTACAACCTGAACACGGCGTGACCGGTCTCTGCGACGGGATATCAACAGAAACGGACTGTTCCAGCCTGACGCGGATACGAACCGACACGAACGGATAACAACCGATTATCGTCGAGGCGCGACGGACTCAGCGGCTCGACGGCTGTTGTGTTCAGGAAATTGAACGCCCCGTGTGCGAGGGGAAGCCGTCCCACTCACGGAGCCGATCCGTTCGTAGCCGCTTCTGTCCGTTCATATCCGTGTCAGGCTGGAACCGCGGTTTCTGTTCCTATCCTGCTGGTGGGATACAAATTGAAACCAGCAGTTCCAGCCTGACACGGATACGAACCGATACAAACGGAGAACAACCGATCATCCTCGATACGCGACGGACTCGGCGGCTCGACGGCTGTTCACGTCAAAAGATTGACCCCCCGTATCCACGGGGATTCCGTCGAACGCACGGAGCCGATCCGTTCGTAGCCGCTTCTGTCCGTTCATATCCGTGTCAGGCTGGAACCGCGGTTTCTGTTCCTATCCTGCTGGTGGGATACAAATTGAAACCAGCAGTTCCAGCCTGACACGGATACGAACCGATACAAACGGAGAACAACCGATCATCCTCGATACGCGACGGACTCGGCGGCTCGACGGCTGTTCACGTCAAAAGATTGACCCCCCGTATCCACGGGGATTCCGTCGAACGCACGGAGCCGATCCGTTCGTAGCCGCTTCTGTCCGTTCATATCCGTGTCAGGGAGGAACCGCTGTTTCTGTTCCTATCCTGCTGGTGGGATACAAATTGAAACCAGCGGTTCCAGCCTGACACGGATACGAACCGATACGAATGGATAACAACTGATCATCCTCGATACGCGACGGACTCGGCGGCTCGACGACTGTTCATGTCAAAAAATTGAACGCCCCGTGTCCACGGGGATTCCGTCGAAAGCACGGAGCCGATCCGTTCGTAGCCGCTTCTGTCCGTTCATATCCGTGTCAGGCTGGAACCGCGGTTTCGGTTCCTATCCCCGATGTGCTACTCGCTTGTCGAATTCCCCGTCCCCCGTTCGACCAGATGGTGTCCACCCCGACTCACCATCCGCCAGGAGCTTGAAGTATGAAGTATCTCTGCCTGATCTATGACGCTGAGGCCACGCTGGCCGCCATGTCGCCCACCGAGATGGGCGCCTTCATGGGCGAATACGGCACGTTCACCAATGACATTATCGCCAGCGGCAACATGATCGCCGGCGAGGAGCTGCAGCCGGTGCACACCGCGACCACCGTGCGCATTCGCAACGGTAAGATGTCCACCACCGACGGGCCGTTCGCCGAGACCAAAGAGCAGCTGGGGGGCTTTTACTTGATCAACGCCCGCGATCTCAACGAGGCCCTTCAGATCGCGTCGCGCATCCCGTCAGCGCGTACCGGCAGCATCGAAGTACGGCCCATCTCCACCCAGATGGCTTGAGTACGACCATGCGCGACGCGATCGAGGCCGTGTACCGGGAGGAGTCGCGTCGCATTCTCGCCACCCTGATTCGGCTCCTCGGCGATTTCGATCTCGCCGAGGAGGCGATGCAGGATGCCTTCACGGCGGCGGTCGAGCGGTGGCCGTTGGAAGGCATGCCGGCCAACCCGCGCAGCTGGCTCATCTCGGCCGGTCGATTCCGTGCCATCGACCGACTGCGCCGCGCCACCCGCTTCGCGGAACTCGACCTACCCAGCGTCGACGTGCACGAGCCTGCGCTCGACGACGAGACCATCGCCGACGATCAGCTACGCCTCCTGTTCACCTGCTGTCATCCGGCGCTCTCGCCTGATGCGCAAATCGCGCTCACGCTACGCGAGGTGTGTGGGCTCACCACCGAGGCCATCGCCCACGCGTTTATCACATCGCCGCCGACCATCGCGCAGCGCATCGTGCGCGCGAAAGCCAAGATCCGCGGTGCGCGCATTCCGTACGCCGTGCCGCTGCCCGCTGATCTCCCCGATCTGCTCGACGCCGTGCTGCACGTGATCTATCTCGTGTTCAATGAAGGCTACTCGCCGTCGAGTGGGGCCGACGTGACTCACGCGTCACTGTCGGCCGAGGCGATCCGCCTGGGGCGCGAGCTCATGACGCTGCTCGATGAGCCCGAGCTGCACGGACTCGTGGCGCTGATGCTGTTGCATGAGGCCCGACGCGATACACGATCCAGTGCCAACGGCGACATCGTCTTGCTGGAAGATCAGGACCGCGGGCGGTGGAACCGCGAGATGATCGCCGACGGCAGTCAGTTGGTCAAACGCGCTCTACGAAGCCGACGCATTGGTGCGTTCACGTTGCAGGCGGCGATCGCGGCGGTGCACGCCGAGGCGCCATCAGCCGACGCAACTGATTGGCGCAAAATCGTCGCGCTCTACGATCTGCTCCGGCGCGCCGATCCGTCGCCCATCGTGGAACTCAATCGCGCGGTTGCGGTCGCTATGCGCGATGGCGCGGCGATCGGTGTCGCCATCATCGACGACCTGTTCGCGCGCGGTGAGCTGGGGCAGTACCGCTTTGCACACGCTGCGCGCGCCGAGCTCTGTCGACGGGCGGGTCGCTTCGCCGACGCGCGCGACGGCTTCGAGCGAGCGCTCGCGTTGAGCGAGTCGGCGCCGGAGCGACGACTGATCGAGTTGCGGCTGGGCTCACTCGCCGGGCATTCCAACGAGTGAACAGATCGCGCTGCGGTTGACCGGATCCGAAGCAGCGCGCATGCTTCTGGGACAAGACGAAGCTCCAAACCACGCCCGCCCCTGTTCGCATGCCCTTGCCCGATTGGCAGCAGACTCTCCGTGCACTGGACGTTGGCGTGGTGGTACAGGCGCGCGATCTGTCCATCGTGTACGCGAACCCCAAGGCCACCGAGATGCTTGGGATCGCCGCTGCCGAGATGACCTCGCGAACGACCGATGACGCACGATGGGATGTCATCGAGGCGACCGGCGACCCCGTCGCGCCGGATGAGCATCCGGGGCCGCGCGCCTTGCGTTCCGGCGAACCCGTGCGCGGCGTTATCCTCGGTGTGCGCCGCGACGATAGGCCGGAACGGGCCTGGATCCAGGTGTCGGCCATTCCTGAGCGATCGGACAACGGCGTCGTCGAGCGCGTCGTGATTACCCTGAGTGACGTCAGCGATGCGCACCGCGAGTATCGCGAGCAGGATGCGGTGTACAAGTCGGTGTTCCGCTCGATGTCAGAAGGCCTGGTGCTACACGCGCCGGACGGGTCGATCCGTGCGGCCAACGCCGCGGCAGAGCGTGTCCTCGGGCTCACCGTCGATCAGATGAGCGGACGCGCCGCCACCGATCCGCGATGGCAGCTCGTGACGACCGACGGCGTGGCGGCTGACGCCACCGTCATCCCGTCGGAAATTGCCCGTCGCACGGGCCAACCCGCCGGCGAGACCATTCTCGGCGTGTCGCGTGCCAGTGGTGCCCTGGCTTGGGTGGCCGTGCGCGCCGACCCGATGTTCGACCCCGGCGACGTCGCATTGCGCGGCATTGTCGCGACCTTTACCGACATCACGGCCGAACGGGAGACCACGCTCGCGCTCGAGGCGAGTCGCGCGCAGATCCAACGCGTGCTCGATGCGGTACCTGGTGTCGTGTATCAGTTCCTTCGACCCACCGAGGGTCCCGACCGGATGCCATTTCTGGCCGGACGAATCCGCGAGGTGCTCGGGGTGGATCCCCAAGTTGCCGCCGCAAACCCGATGCTGCTGCCGACGCTACTCGGCCAGTCCGAGCAGGCCGCCCTGTTCGCCAACATCGACGCGTACGTCGCGAAGCAGGAGATCTTCGATCACGTGCTGTCGGTCACGCTGCCCGACCGGGGGCTGCGCTGGCTGCGTGTGCACGGCATACCGGAGCGCACCGACGAGGGCGTCCTGTACACCGGGGTGATCCTCGACGTCACCGAGGAGCACCGGATGGCAGAGGCGTTGCGACGCCGACAGCGGCGCGAGGCGATGGGCGACATGGCGGCGGGGATCGCGCACAACTTCAACAACATGCTGGCCGTCATACTCCCCAACGTCGAGATGGCGCGGGACGACGCGTCGCCGGAAACGCGCGCATCGTTGTCGGACGCGGCACGTGCCGCCAGCAGCGCCGCCGATCTTGTGCGGCGTATGCTCGCCCTTGGTCGGGCGGAGCCGACGGCCGCGGATGCATCGGTCGATCTCGCCGCGATCACGCGCGAAGCGGTGCACATGTGCCGACAAACCTTCGATCGCGGCATCACGATCGTGGATGACATCGCACTGCCGGTGGCGTTCGTGCGAAGCAGCGCGAGTGAGCTGCAGCAGGTTGTGCTCAATCTGTGTCTCAACGCCCGTGACGCGATGCTCGGAGGCGACCGCTGCCGACTCTTCGTGCGATTGGAGGCGGACGGGGCCGATGCCGTGAGTTTGACGGTGCGCGATTCCGGTCACGGCATGTCGCGTGACACGCTGCAGCGACTTGGAGAGCCGTTCTTCTCAACCAAGGGTCCGGGACGAGGGACCGGGCTCGGCCTGGCGTCGGCCTTTCACAGTATCGCCGACGCGGGCGGCACCTGGCGGGTTGAGTCCACGCTGGGGGATGGCACCGCATTCTTCGTGCGCCTGCCGCTCGTCGCGCCGCAGACCAACGAATCCTCCGCGTCGTCACCGTCGCAATACGTGTTTCCGGATGGCGTTGTCCTGCTGATCGACGACGAGCCGATGGTGCGCACCGCTGTTTCGCGTCAACTAACCAGAGGTGGCGTGCGTGTGGAGGTGGCAGAGAGTGCCGAGGTCGCGCTTGACTGGTTGCGCGAGGTTCGCACGGAGCCCGTTCTCGCGGTCATTCTCGACCTGTCGATGCCCGGGTTGTCGGGCGCGCAGGCGCTACCGCAGATCCGCTCCTCCCTTCCCCGCGTGCCCGTCATTGTGCTCTCGGGGCACGTTTCCGACGCGCAGGAGCTCGTTGGCGCCGCGATGGTACTGCAGAAGCCGATCAGCGGTCGCGAACTGCTGGATGCACTGCAGTCCGTGATCGGATGACACGCACGACGGGGCTCATTCGGGCAGCCGGTCGATCATCGGCTGCGTAATCAACACGCGACCCTTGTCCGTACGGCGGAATCGCTTGGCGTCCTTCTCGGCGTCTTCACCGACCACGAGACCGGCGGGAATGACCACACCGCGATCGATCACCACATCGCGCAACCGGGCGCCGCGACCGATTTCGACGTACGGCTGTACCACGGCGCCATCGAGGTGCGCGAACGAGTGCACCTTGACGCCGGTGGAGAGCAGCGATTTCTCGACGTGCGAGCCGGACACGATACAGCCGCCGGCCACCAGCGAATTGATGGCGGCACCACGGCGATGCGTATCGTTATGCACGAACTTCGCCGGCGCGGTGATTTCGCTGTAGCTCCAGATCGGCCAGTTTTGATCGTACAAGTCGAGCGACGGAATCACGCTGGTGAGGTCGATGTTCGCTTCCCAGTACGCGTCGATCGTGCCGACATCACGCCAGTAGGCCTCCAACTCGCGATGCGCCTTCACACACGACGTGCCGAAGCGATGCGCCACTGCCTTGCCGTGCGCGACGACATACGGAATGATGTCCTTGCCGAAATCGCGTGAGGAGCTCGGGTCGGCGGCATCGCGGCGCAGCAAGTCGAACAAGAACGTGGTCTTGAACACGTAGATGCCCATGCTGGCCAGCGCCCGCTCCGGATTGCCCGGAATCCCCGGCGGGTCGGCCGGCTTCTCGAGGAAGTGCACGATGCGATCCTCGGCATCGACGTGCATCACGCCGAATCCGGACGCGTCTTTGCGGGCCACTTCGAGTACGCCAACCGTGACGTCGGCGTTCTGCGCGACGTGCTGCTCGAGCATCTGCTCGTAGTCCATCTTGTAGATGTGATCGCCGGCGAGAATCACCATGTACTCCGGGTGATACGCCTCGATGATATCCATATTCTGATACACGGCGTCGGCGGTGCCGTCATACCACTGCGTTTCGCTCACACGCTGACTGGCCGGCAGAATGTCGAAGCTTTCGTTGCGCTCGGGGCGCAGAAAGTTCCAGCCGCGCTGCAGGTGTCGGATGAGACTGTGCGCCTTGTATTGCGTGGCCACGCCGATGCGCCGAATGCCCGAGTTGAGCGCGTTCGAGAGGGCGAAGTCGATGATGCGCGTCTTACCGCCGAAGTACACCGCTGGCTTCGCCCGTCGATCGGTCAACTCGTAGAGTCGGGAGCCGCGTCCCCCCGCCAGTACGTAGGCCATGGCGTTACGGGCAATCGTGCTCGGGCGGGATGGTGACGTCATATCGGGGATACTCGCAATCGGGAAGGAAATCGCCCTCTCTGCATTCTGTGTCGCGGGTTGATCGCGCGGAAGGGTGTCCCGAAGCGATTCCAGACTGCATTTTTCAGCCATGAACGTCCTCTTCGCGGCTGCTGAAGTCGCCCCCCTGATCAAGACGGGTGGACTGGCCGACGTGGCTGGTGCGCTGCCGGCGGCGCTGCGGCGCGCCGGGCATGACGTCCGCGTGGTGATGCCCTACTTCCGCGAACTGCGCGAGCGCGGCATCCCGGTGGAAGGCCCCATTGCCGCATCGTTCGTCACGGTTGGCGAGCGACAGGAGGAGCTCCGGGTCTGGCGGTTAGCCGGCAGCGAGACGCCCGTGTATCTGCTCGACATCCCCGCCGCCTTCGAGCGTTCGGCCATCTACGGGGAAGGGGACGACGATCGCCGCTTCATTCTCTTCGCGCGCGGCGTGCTGGCGCTGATGCAGCATCTGCGTGAAGTGGAACGCTGGCAGGTCAACGTGGTGCACAGCCA
This region of Gemmatimonas groenlandica genomic DNA includes:
- the glgC gene encoding glucose-1-phosphate adenylyltransferase, which gives rise to MTSPSRPSTIARNAMAYVLAGGRGSRLYELTDRRAKPAVYFGGKTRIIDFALSNALNSGIRRIGVATQYKAHSLIRHLQRGWNFLRPERNESFDILPASQRVSETQWYDGTADAVYQNMDIIEAYHPEYMVILAGDHIYKMDYEQMLEQHVAQNADVTVGVLEVARKDASGFGVMHVDAEDRIVHFLEKPADPPGIPGNPERALASMGIYVFKTTFLFDLLRRDAADPSSSRDFGKDIIPYVVAHGKAVAHRFGTSCVKAHRELEAYWRDVGTIDAYWEANIDLTSVIPSLDLYDQNWPIWSYSEITAPAKFVHNDTHRRGAAINSLVAGGCIVSGSHVEKSLLSTGVKVHSFAHLDGAVVQPYVEIGRGARLRDVVIDRGVVIPAGLVVGEDAEKDAKRFRRTDKGRVLITQPMIDRLPE
- a CDS encoding RNA polymerase sigma factor; this encodes MRDAIEAVYREESRRILATLIRLLGDFDLAEEAMQDAFTAAVERWPLEGMPANPRSWLISAGRFRAIDRLRRATRFAELDLPSVDVHEPALDDETIADDQLRLLFTCCHPALSPDAQIALTLREVCGLTTEAIAHAFITSPPTIAQRIVRAKAKIRGARIPYAVPLPADLPDLLDAVLHVIYLVFNEGYSPSSGADVTHASLSAEAIRLGRELMTLLDEPELHGLVALMLLHEARRDTRSSANGDIVLLEDQDRGRWNREMIADGSQLVKRALRSRRIGAFTLQAAIAAVHAEAPSADATDWRKIVALYDLLRRADPSPIVELNRAVAVAMRDGAAIGVAIIDDLFARGELGQYRFAHAARAELCRRAGRFADARDGFERALALSESAPERRLIELRLGSLAGHSNE
- a CDS encoding YciI family protein — protein: MKYLCLIYDAEATLAAMSPTEMGAFMGEYGTFTNDIIASGNMIAGEELQPVHTATTVRIRNGKMSTTDGPFAETKEQLGGFYLINARDLNEALQIASRIPSARTGSIEVRPISTQMA
- a CDS encoding PAS domain-containing hybrid sensor histidine kinase/response regulator, coding for MPLPDWQQTLRALDVGVVVQARDLSIVYANPKATEMLGIAAAEMTSRTTDDARWDVIEATGDPVAPDEHPGPRALRSGEPVRGVILGVRRDDRPERAWIQVSAIPERSDNGVVERVVITLSDVSDAHREYREQDAVYKSVFRSMSEGLVLHAPDGSIRAANAAAERVLGLTVDQMSGRAATDPRWQLVTTDGVAADATVIPSEIARRTGQPAGETILGVSRASGALAWVAVRADPMFDPGDVALRGIVATFTDITAERETTLALEASRAQIQRVLDAVPGVVYQFLRPTEGPDRMPFLAGRIREVLGVDPQVAAANPMLLPTLLGQSEQAALFANIDAYVAKQEIFDHVLSVTLPDRGLRWLRVHGIPERTDEGVLYTGVILDVTEEHRMAEALRRRQRREAMGDMAAGIAHNFNNMLAVILPNVEMARDDASPETRASLSDAARAASSAADLVRRMLALGRAEPTAADASVDLAAITREAVHMCRQTFDRGITIVDDIALPVAFVRSSASELQQVVLNLCLNARDAMLGGDRCRLFVRLEADGADAVSLTVRDSGHGMSRDTLQRLGEPFFSTKGPGRGTGLGLASAFHSIADAGGTWRVESTLGDGTAFFVRLPLVAPQTNESSASSPSQYVFPDGVVLLIDDEPMVRTAVSRQLTRGGVRVEVAESAEVALDWLREVRTEPVLAVILDLSMPGLSGAQALPQIRSSLPRVPVIVLSGHVSDAQELVGAAMVLQKPISGRELLDALQSVIG
- a CDS encoding aldo/keto reductase, producing the protein MSAAEHPPVPTRELAPGYVLPRLIKGGWQLAGGHGTVDRAHAIADMVAFAEVGITAFDCADIYTGVEELIGEFLRGWHERYGAAAPTIRVHTKCVPDRDALPTLSRADIERLVDRSLSRLGVEALDLVQFHWWNFDISGWLEAAGHLAELKRIGKIRQLGVTNFDTPRLRALLDAGIPIVSHQVQCSLLDRRALGDMATLCAERGVGLLTYGALAGGFFHERWLGVHEPIAPLENRSLVKYKLIIDEFGGWPAFQQLLRTMRDIADTHSTTIGAVALRGVLDEPAVTSVIFGARHADHLPATLASLSLEFSVAERAVLQALIAAAPGPRGDVYELERDMTGVHAGIMRYNLNTA
- a CDS encoding TIGR04076 family protein, whose protein sequence is MSETNRDPARHTTPPARDDAFTLFDLRVEVIGTDRPMVCNHQVGDYFTLRGENLAFPAGQTFPLYPLAALLPLLPAKQRPTHPNDWMTTDADIACPDPHCGGRFRITRTGTTTFRHADVTLVPLPPTPEPS